In Quercus robur chromosome 10, dhQueRobu3.1, whole genome shotgun sequence, a genomic segment contains:
- the LOC126702453 gene encoding probable F-box protein At4g22030, with protein MASVLLLPSSSSSCCCSRKINAAIHVPKLPKLSLSVPKIPMRNLGEELNIRDGFLNTIPVEKINDRSHNSSTNIVTAQLYAILEAVADRVEMRANIEEQRDNWNTLLLNSINMMILTAATMAGVAATAGGIGMPLLALKLSSTLLYSSATGMLLIMNKIQPSQLAEEQRNATRLFKQLQSQIQTMIAIGTPTQEDVKEVMEKVLALDKAYPLPLLGAMLEKFPAKFEPAVWWPKNQVLQKKNFLHEGKQCNNGWNEELEMEMREIMKVVERKDIEDYVRLGNLALKINKTLAISGPLLTGIAALGSAFVGNGSWAPIVAVAAGALASTVNAFEHGGQVGMVIEVYRNCGGFFQLLQESIETTLEERDLEKRENGEFFEMKVALKLGRSLSQLRELARKSATSQVDEFASKLF; from the coding sequence ATGGCTTCAGTTCTTCTAttaccttcatcttcttcttcatgttGTTGTTCAAGGAAAATCAATGCTGCTATTCATGTACCAAAGCttccaaaactctctctctcagttcCAAAAATACCAATGAGAAATCTAGGTGAGGAACTGAATATAAGAGACGGGTTCTTAAACACAATCCCAGTAGAAAAGATCAATGATAGATCACACAACTCTAGTACAAATATTGTTACCGCTCAACTCTATGCTATCTTAGAGGCCGTAGCTGATAGAGTAGAGATGCGCGCCAACATTGAAGAACAACGTGACAACTGGAACACCCTTCTTCTAAACTCAATCAACATGATGATTCTCACTGCTGCAACAATGGCTGGTGTTGCAGCCACAGCTGGTGGCATTGGAATGCCCCTTTTGGCATTGAAATTATCATCTACTCTTTTGTATTCCTCGGCCACAGGAATGTTGCTAATAATGAACAAAATTCAGCCTTCACAGCTTGCTGAAGAGCAACGTAATGCTACAAGATTGTTCAAGCAGCTCCAGAGCCAAATCCAAACCATGATCGCCATTGGAACTCCAACTCAAGAAGATGTGAAGGAGGTGATGGAAAAAGTTTTGGCCCTTGATAAAGCCTACCCACTTCCCTTGCTTGGTGCAATGCTTGAAAAATTCCCTGCAAAGTTTGAGCCAGCTGTTTGGTGGCCTAAAAATCAAGtactacaaaagaaaaactttttacATGAAGGAAAACAATGTAATAATGGATGGAATGAGGAACTTGAAATGGAAATGCGAGAGATTATGAAGGTGGTGGAGAGAAAAGACATTGAGGACTACGTAAGACTTGGCAACTTGGCATTGAAGATCAACAAGACTTTAGCTATCTCAGGTCCATTACTCACAGGCATTGCAGCATTGGGCTCAGCTTTTGTTGGTAATGGATCATGGGCACCAATAGTAGCAGTGGCTGCTGGGGCTTTAGCTAGCACAGTTAATGCTTTTGAGCATGGTGGACAAGTTGGGATGGTGATTGAGGTGTATAGAAACTGTGGTGGCTTTTTCCAACTACTGCAAGAATCAATTGAAACCACACTTGAGGAAAGAGATttggagaaaagagaaaatggggaattttttgaaatgaaggTGGCTTTGAAACTTGGGAGAAGCTTATCACAACTCAGAGAACTTGCAAGAAAGTCAGCTACTTCCCAAGTAGACGAATTTGCCAGCAAGCTTTTCTAG
- the LOC126704140 gene encoding expansin-A23-like has product MAGFGIVAAWATIVALVASNGAHGWDYAHATFYGDIGGGETMMGACGYGNLFDQGYGLETTALSTALFNNGATCGACFQIRCIDSPWCKKGAGIIRVTATNFCPPDYSKTEDIWCNPPQKHFDLSMSMFLKIAEYRGGIVPVMYRRVMCYKKGGIKFELKGNPYWLLVLVYNVGGVGEVSNVKIKGSNTGWIQMSRNWGQNWQTGVRLDGQSLSFQVTGSEGRIVQSDNVAPSNWQFNRVYEGKNF; this is encoded by the exons ATGGCTGGCTTTGGAATTGTGGCTGCTTGGGCTACTATTGTGGCTCTGGTCGCGTCTAATGGTGCTCATGGCTGGGATTATGCTCATGCAACATTTTATGGTGATATTGGAGGCGGTGAAACCATGA TGGGAGCTTGTGGTTATGGAAATCTATTCGATCAAGGTTATGGTCTTGAGACAACAGCATTAAGCACTGCCCTTTTCAACAATGGGGCTACATGTGGTGCTTGCTTTCAAATAAGATGCATAGACTCACCATGGTGCAAAAAAGGTGCAGGTATAATTCGAGTAACAGCCACCAATTTTTGTCCTCCTGACTATTCCAAAACCGAAGACATTTGGTGCAACCCACCACAGAAACATTTCGACCTCTCCATGTCAATGTTCCTAAAGATTGCAGAATACAGAGGTGGAATTGTTCCTGTTATGTATCGGAGAGTCATGTGTTACAAGAAAGGCGGGATTAAGTTTGAGTTAAAGGGAAATCCATATTGGTTGCTGGTGTTAGTGTACAATGTTGGGGGTGTTGGCGAAGTTAGTAATGTGAAAATTAAGGGTTCCAATACTGGTTGGATACAAATGTCACGTAACTGGGGCCAAAATTGGCAAACTGGGGTTCGTTTAGATGGCCAAAGCTTGTCTTTCCAAGTGACTGGTAGTGAGGGTAGAATAGTGCAATCTGATAATGTTGCACCCTCAAATTGGCAATTCAATAGGGTATATGAGGGCAAGAATTTTTAG